The Rhabdothermincola salaria genome segment GCTGGCGGCCGAGCTCGGTGTCACCAAGCAGACGATCCTCTACCACCACCCGTCGAAGGCGGCCCTCCTCGACGCCGTGATCGACCGGGCGTCGGCCGACCTCGTCGCCACCTTCGACGCCGCTCTGGCCGCCGCCGGTCCCGGGTGGGAACGCGTCGAGACCGTGGTGCGGTCCGTGTTCCGGCTGGCCCTGCGCCGCCCCGAGCTCCTGGGCCTGCTGCGCGAGGTGAGCCGGCTCGGCCCTCCGGCCGCCACCCGGGTCGCCGCCAACCTCGACGTCCTGGTGCACCGGGCCCGGGCGTTCCTCGAATCCGAGATGGACGCCGGCCA includes the following:
- a CDS encoding TetR/AcrR family transcriptional regulator, translating into MATTVEPARAGGTRAERARLTDDRILAAALQSFGTKGYDATSLDQLAAELGVTKQTILYHHPSKAALLDAVIDRASADLVATFDAALAAAGPGWERVETVVRSVFRLALRRPELLGLLREVSRLGPPAATRVAANLDVLVHRARAFLESEMDAGHVRRSDPNLLLVSAYSTVIGVATEVEVLRAVGIEPTLRTTVKRRQELLAFLRSALVP